The genomic segment CTGAGTATAACGCTGCTAAAGCAAGTTATGAAGCGAAAATTAAGCAAGGTGAGGCAGAAATAGAAGCAGGCGAACAAGAACTTGCTAGCGCAAAAACAAAACTAGACGCTGCCAAACTCCAGCTTTCTGAGGGCGAAGAAGCTATTTTACAAGCAGAAGAAGAGCTTAAAGAAAACCAAGCAATCTGGGAAGAAAATAATAATCTTTTAAATACAGTTAATGGCTATCTGCAAAATGCAAGAGGTACATTAGAAAATGCCCTAAACCAGCCAGATTTGACGGATTATGAAATTGACCGTGCTAGTTTAACTAACTCCTTTAGCATGATTGCGACACAACTAGATTTATCTGCGAGCGAGAAAGCGGAATACCAGAAAACACTTGATAGTCTGCTGGATGATTATGATAATGGCGACATTACGGATGCTCAAATCCGCTCTGGTCTAAATGCAGCGCTTGGGCAAGTTGCAAACGCAGAAAAAGAATATCAAACCGCAAGAACTGCTTTAGATAGTGGCAAACAACAACTAGATCAAGGTGCCAAAACACTTGCCGCTAAAAAGCAAGAACTGCAAACTGCGAAAGCCTCCTATGAAGCAGGACTCGCGCAATACAATTCCGGAATGGAAAAGATAGCAACTGCAAAAAATGAACTAGCTGCTGGAAAAGAAACGGGCAGTACAGAACTTCAAAATGCGTTTGCGAAACTAAATACAGCAGAAGCAGAATACGAAAAAAATCTCACCAAGTTTACAACCGAAAAGCAAAAAGCAGAAGCACAACTTGCAAAAGCAGAAAAAGATGTCCAAATCGGTCAAGAAAAATTAGATGCATTAAAGACACCAAAATATTATGTGCTTGACCGAAACGATAACCCCGGTTACAGCGAATACAAAGAAAATGCCGATCGGTTAACTTCACTATCGACCGCATTCCCGATTTTCTTTTTCTTAATTGCTGCACTTGTTTGTTTAACGACAATGACGAGGATGGTAGAAGAACAAAGAACCCAAATCGGAACACTAAAAGCATTTGGTTATTCCAATACGAGTATTATTTCAAAATATCTGGTTTATGGTTCAATTGCCAGTGTTCTCGGGAGTGTTGCCGGAATATTAATTGGTTTCCAGTTTTTCCCAAACATCATTTTCGATGCTTATAAATCAATGTATACAATGCCACCAGTAGATATTGCTTTCTATTGGAGTTATAGCTTATTGTCCTTACTTGTAGCGCTACTTTGTACGACATTTACAGCTTATGTGGCTTGTCGGGCAGAACTCCGCGCTAACGCAGCAACTCTAATGCGTCCGAAAGCACCGAAAGTCGGTAAAAGGATTGTCTTAGAACGAATTAATTTTATTTGGAAACGCATGAACTTCACTAGTAAAGTAACTGCTAGAAATCTTTTCCGCTATAAACAACGGATGCTAATGACTGTTCTTGGTGTAGCTGGTTGTACAGCATTAATTCTTACTGGTTTTGGTCTTCGAAATTCGATTAGTGATATTGCCACATTGCAGTATGGTCAAATCATGAAGTATGATGCCGCAGTCTATCAAGATACTAGTGCTCCAAAAACGGCAAAAGCAACTTATAGTGAATTAATGGATGATCCAAATATTGATAGCAAATTAGCCATCGCCCAAACGAATATGGATGCCGTGAAGCCAGGGAAATCTGCTCAAGCACTTTCGATTATTGTACCTAAGAACGTGAATGAGTTGCCAGACTTTATTGTGCTCCGCGACAGAGAAAGCCATACGACTGAAAAACTAACAGATGACGGAGCAATTATTAGTGAAAAGCTTGCGAAATTATATGACATTAAACCAGGCGACAAAGTTACTGTGAAAAATGCAGAAAATGATAAGTTTACTATTAAAGTAAGTGGCATCACTGAAAATTACGCGATGCATTATATTTATATGACACCAACGTATTATCAACAAATTTTTGATAAACAACCTGTCTATAATTTAGATTTGTTAATGTTAAACGATACGTCACAAAAGACAGAAACAAGCTATGCTGAAAAATTAGTGGATAGTAAATCAATCCTAAATGTAACATTCTCCAACAATGTAAGTTCCATGTTGACAGACACATTAGATAGCTTAAATATCGTTATTGTAGTACTAATCACCTCCGCAGCACTACTCGCGTTTGTTGTCTTGTATAACTTAACGAATATCAATGTTTCTGAACGAATAAGGGAACTATCGACCATTAAAGTACTCGGTTTTTATCCGAAAGAAGTCACGATGTATGTTTATCGGGAAAATATTATTTTGACCTTAATGGGAATTGTCACAGGGTTTGTGCTCGGTTTCTTCTTGCATCGATTCATAATTACGACCGCAGAAGTCGACCAAATGATGTTCAGCCCAGCAATTGATTGGACGAGCTACCTGTTCTCCAGCATACTCACTTTAGTATTTGCCTCGGTGGTAATGATTGTGATGCATATTAAACTTAAACGGATTGATATGATCGAAGCACTTAAATCAGTGGAATAACTAAGAACCTGCTTTTTAGCAGGTTCTTTTATTTGACTAAAGCAGTAAACAATACTAAACTTAAAAAATAGTTAAAGGGGTGAACTTTATTTGGAAAAACAAAAAGTAAAACAACTGATTCATAGCTACCAACAAACTTACATATTTGCTTTAACTCAAATCCATCAAGCTATATCAGAACTTTCCACAAGTACCGCTGATATTTCCATTGAGCAGTTTTTTGTTTTACGGGAAATTGCAGAGAACGACGGGATTGGTGCGAGCGATTTAGCTTTATGCTTACTAGCAAATAAAAGCGCCGTCACACCAAAACTCAAAAAATTGGAAGAAAAAGGTTATATTAAGCGGGAAAAAAATCCCACTGATAAAAGAGCAATTATTTTAACTATCACGAAGAAAGGAAATGAGGTTTATCAAGAATGTGAACAAAAACTTGAAAACCTTGTAAATGATTGGCTAGAAATTTTAGGGGAAAAAGACAGCGAACAATTTTTAAATTTGTATGAAAAAATCACCAAGTCAGTCATTCAAACTAGAAGATAAAAAGGAGAGATTTGGCATGAAATGGATTTTAAAACTACGCTGGGCTATTTTGGTGTTTTGGCTTGCAGCGGCCGTCGTATTAATGCTTATTGCGCCGCCCATGGCAGATCTTGTGCGCGAAAAAGGAGAACTTAAACTACCTGATGGATACCCGTCGACAATGGCAACAGAAATGCAAAAGAAACATAATCCAGATGACAAAGGCTCCGCATATATTGCTGTTTACACTGCGGATCACAAATTAACTAAAACGGATTTAAATAATATTGAAAAATCACTGGATTCGATTGATGCTGATAAAGACAAACTGCATGTAACGAATGTACTTTCTAGTTTCAATCAACCAGAGTTAAAAGAAAAGTTCCTTTCTAAAGATGGGAAAACAATGGTAGCGACTTTAACAGTTGATGATTCTAATGCCTCTGTTAAAAGTATTCGTAACAATCTAGATAAAAAAATGGATATCAAAGGCATTGATAGCTATTTAACTGGAAATAAATTAATTCAAGAAGATGTAATTCAAGGTTCCGAAGATGGTTTACATAAAACAGAAGGGATTACCGTCGTATTTATTTTAGTTGTACTTCTTTTGGTATTCCGCTCTGCTGTGGCGCCGTTTATTCCGCTTATAACTGTGGGGATAAGTTATCTCGTTGCTCAAAGCACTGTAGCCTTTTTAATTGATCTCTTTAATTTCCCAGTTTCCACATACACCCAGATATTTATGGTCTGTATTATGTTTGGGATTGGGACCGATTATTGTATTCTCTTAATGAGCAGGTTTAAAGAAGAAATGGGTGCTGGGCTGAATCCTCAAGAAGCAGTTCATGCCACTTATCGCACAGCCGGAAAAACAGTTATTTATAGTGGCGTAGCAGTTTTAGTCGCATTTACATCACTTTATTTTGTCCAATTTGACTTATACCGTTCTGCAGTAGCAGTTGGTGTCGGTATCATCGTGTTACTAGCTTCACTCTATACACTTGTGCCGTTTTTCATGAGTACGCTTGGCACGCATCTATTCTGGCCATTAAATAAAAATATTAGTCATAAAGAAAATAAAGTGTGGGGAGCAGCTGGGAAATTCACTTTTGCTAGACCGTGGATTGCGCTGTTAATCGTTGCAGCCATCACTCTTCCGCCAATCTTACTCCATACTGGAACAGAGTCATTTAACTCGCTAGACGAAATTAGTGATAAATATCCATCCAAAAAAGGATTTGAAATTGTTTCAGATAGTTTTGGCGCAGGTCAAGTGGCACCAACGCAAATCTTTATCGAAAATGATGATAATATGCGCACAACTGAATACATTGCTCAAATCGAAAAAATTTCTGATGACCTTTCGCATTTAAAAGGTGTGGATATGGTCATGAGTGCTTCACGACCTGCCGGAAAACGTGTGGATGATATTTATATTAATAACCAAGCAGGCCAAGTAAATGATGGCGTCGATCAAGCCACAGATGGCGTTGGTCAAGTGAAAGAGGGACTTGACTCTGCTAGTTCCGAACTGAAAAAATCAGAACCAGCACTTGATCAAGCAGTCCAAGGCGTTAGTGATTTACAAAAAGGAACAGTCGCGACTCAAGAAGGAATCACGCAACTCCAAAGTGCACTTACACAAATTCAAACCGGAATTGAAAGTGGCGCAAATGGAGCAGGTGATTTAAAACAAGGTGTAACGGAAGCAAGAACACAACTAGCTACTTTACAAGATGGAGAAGCACAAATTCAAGCTGGTTATGTGGAAATCCAGAAAAATCTTCAAAATGTAGCAGATCAGCTGAAAAGTTTTGAAAATCCAAATTCCCAAGCCATCGACACATCTAAATTAGAAGCGCAGTTTAAAAAAATTGGCGATTCTTTCCAAACTTTTGCAGCAGCACATCCAGAAGTAGGAAATGATCCGAAGTTCCAACAACTGGCCGCTGATATACAAGGGCTACAAACTGCAGGAACCGAACTTAAAACTGCTGCCGGGAAACAAATGGCACAACTGCAAACAAAAATGACAGAACTAAATCAAGGTATCCAACAACTGGCTACTGCAATGAATCAATTAAATGAACAATCGAAACAAATTTCAACCGGACTTAGCGCATTTAATTCCGGACTTGGCCAAATCGAAACAGGACTTGATCAATTAGAACAAGGCCTAAATCAAGCTGCTGACGGTCAAAGCCAAGTTGTTTCTAAAATGCCAGAAATATCGGATGCATTATCCCAAATCGCAGCAGGGCAAGGCGCATTAAAAGACGGATTTTCCGGAATTAGTGGTCAAATGGGTGAGCTTACAGACGGCTTAACCACTGGTGCAGACGGCTTAGGAAAAGTACAAACTGGCCTAAACACAGCAAACGGTCTTATAAATGACTGGTCCAAAGTTCCATATGCAAGTTCTGGAATTTATGTTCCGGAAGAATTGCTTCAAAATAAAGACTTCCAAAAAGTATTAGATCAATATATTTCTGAAGATGGAAAACTTGCAACAATTAATGTTGTATTGACTAAAAATCCATATTCCAATGAAGCGATGGATTCGATTGATGATATCAACGATCAATTAGCAGCCAGCATGAAAGGTACCAAACTTGAAAATGCGAAAATCGGAATTGGTGGCATGACAAGTGCTAACTATGATACACGTGATATGTCGACAGCTGACTATCATTTAGTACTCATTATCGTATTAGCGAGCGTCTTTGTAACACTGGTCATTGTGTTACGTTCACTAGTGATGCCAATTTACTTAATCGCCTCACTGGTACTAACTTACTTTGCGGCACTTGGTTTTGCAGAAATCATTTTCATGCGAATTCTTGGATATAGCGGTTTAACTTGGGCGACCCCATTCTTTGGATTCGTTGTACTCGTCGCACTCGGAATAGATTATTCCATCTTCCTAATGTCACGATTTAACGAATATAATGGACTTCCAGTGCGTGAACGGATGATTAAAGCAATGAAAAATATGGGTGGAGTTATCTTCTCAGCGGTAATCATTCTCGGTGGAACATTCGCCGCAATGATGCCAGCAGGAGTACTTTCCTTATTAGAAATTGCGACGGTAGTTCTTATCGGCCTAATCCTTTACGCTGTCGTCATCCTGCCACTCTTTGTTCCAGTAATGGTAAAATTATTCGGTCGCGGTAACTGGTGGCCATTCATTACTAGAAAAGGAGACCATCAAGAAAACGTACCACCGAAAAAATAACTAAAGGAAAAAGCCGCACTTCAATTTTACAAGTGCGGCTTTTAATTTGGTTTGGAAAATTCGGGTTATTTTGCTATGATACTTGTATAGAGACGAATGATTGAGGGAGGAAACCAACAAATGATAGCACTCGAAAATGACTGGGATGAGTTATTAAAAAATGAATTTAAACAACCTTATTATTTAAAACTACGCCAATTCCTCAAAAATGAATACCAAACAAAAACCGTTTTTCCGGATATGTATGATATTTTCAATTCGTTAAAACACACGTCATACCAAGATGTGAAGGTCGTAATTTTAGGTCAAGATCCATACCATGGAAGAGACCAAGCACACGGTTTTTCTTTTTCTGTTCAAAAAGGCGTACAAATCCCACCATCACTACAAAATATTTATTTAGAATTAAAGAACGATTTGAATTGTGATATTCCAAACAATGGTTATCTTATTCCCTGGGCAGATCAAGGTGTGCTGCTCCTTAACACCGTATTAACTGTTCGGGCAGGTCAAGCAAATTCTCACCGCGGACAAGGCTGGGAAATATTGACGAATCGGATTATTGAACTTATTAATCAAAAAGAAGAACCTGTCGTATTTTTACTTTGGGGAAGTAATGCAAAAGAAAAGATGCAACTGCTGACGAATCCGCTTCATCAAGTCTTCACGTCCGTTCATCCGAGTCCGCTTTCTGCTTCGCGAGGTTTTATGGGCTGTAAACACTTCTCCAAAACAAATATTTTTCTGGAAAATAATGGCGTTAAACCAATTGATTGGCAAATTCCTTCTATATAAATGAAAACAGCTCGTCAACGCTTGACGAGCTGTTTTCATTTATTTTTTAGCAATCTTTAAAGCTTTTTCGGTATTAGCAAAATGCTTTTTCGTGTATTTGGCTAGCGTCTCCATTCCGAAACGTTCGATAATTTCTGCTGCAACTGTATCGACATGAGGCCCAGCTCCTTTTGGTAGTAGAATCCCTACTTCACGAGACATCTCCTCAAAAGCTTGCACAAATTTATAACGAGCAATAATGGAAGCTGCTGCTACAGAAAGATGCAATCCTTCTGCTTTGGTGGCGAAGAAAACATTTTCACGGATGATGGTTGGTTCTTTTGCTAAATAACGATAGTAGGTATTTTTTTCCGCAAATTGATCAATTAAAATTGCCTCAGGTTTCGTAGGAGCGATTTTTTTTAAGACATTTTCAAGTGCGCGGTTATGTAATAGAGCTTTCATTTGGCCTTGGTTCATACCACGACTTTGCATTTCATTATATTTCGGATTTGGGCAAAGTAGGACACTATGCGGAACAACTGGCATAATCTTCTCGGCAATGCGACAAATTTCAGGATCTTTCATCGCTTTTGAATCTTTCACACCGAGTTCTTTTAAAAGTGGCATTATTGTTTCTTCAACATAAGCGGCGCAAACGGTGATTGGTCCAAAAAAATCTCCAGTACCAACTTCGTCAGAACCAAGCACATTTTTACTAGCAAAGTTAGCGGGAAGTACACCTTTTGAAGCGCTTGGAGTTTTACTTGTAGTTGTTGGAAGAGTCGCGACCCATTTTTTTGCTTCAGCTTCTCCATTTACACCTTGAAACATCACTTTTAATGATTTATATCCAGTAATCGAAACACCAGGCTTTTTAGCTGCAAAAACGGCACCCGGTGGAAGTTTAGCACTTGAAAAGGGGAGATAAGTCTGTTTCATTTTTTCCATTGTTGCTTGGTTAACTAAGATAACTGTATTTGCGATAAAGCATCATCCTTTCAAAGTTCTATTGTAACATACTACGACGAAAGACTGAATATCATCTAAGCGGGGAGTTGACTCTTTTCTTTCCAGCTTTTTCGTGATAAGATTATGACAAGTAGCGTCCTAAATGAACTTGGGCGAGGAGGAATTTTACGTGGCAAATGAGAGAAATAAAGTAGTGACAACGATTTACGGCAGAGAATATACCATTGTTGGAGTAGAAACAGCAGATCACTTACGAAAAGTAGCTCGCGAGGTCGATGAAAAAATGCACGAAATCGGCTCCCAAAACCATGCGCTCGATAGTGGGAGACTCGCTGTCCTAACCGCAGTGAATGCAACCCACGATTATTTAAAACTAGAACAAAAATTTAGAGAGTTGGAAGAAGAACTAGCTCGTATTAAAGGAAGAGATTAATGATTTTAAATGCGATTATTTTAATTATACTTGTTTGTAGCTTTTTTGCAGGATTCCGAGCAGGGCTAATCAAACAACTTATTTTACTAGTAGGATACATTTTGGCATTTTTTGTTTCGTATACGTACTACGAAGATTTAGCGCCACACCTTACTTTTATCCCGTATCCAAATGTGGATAGTACTAGTGGATTATCAACTATTTTACAAGAACTTAGAACGGAAACGGCGTATTATAATGTTTTAGCTTTCGTGATTATTTTTATAGTTGCGATCATCATTGTCCATATGTTAGCTTCCCTTGCTGGCGGACTTACAAAAATTCCGATTTTACGACAAATCAATGGTTTACTTGCAGCAGTTATTGGCGTAATTAACGCGTACTTATTTATTTTTGTTGCTTTGTTTATCATGGCTGTTTATCCAGCGACTTGGACGGAAAACGTGTTACATGGTTCGAGTATCGCTCAGTGGATACTTGAAAACACACCAATATTATCCATGCAATTCTATGATTGGATGACAGACATTTTGCCAAAATAAAAAGAACAATCGATACCAGATGTACATTCTTAGCCAATTTTGGATAAGATTACGCTGGTATTTTTAATGACTTTACGGGGGGATAAACATGGTTAAAAATAAAAAAGAAATTATACATTTGCTAGAAGAAATTGCTATTTACATGGAATTAAAAGGAGAAAATAGCTTTAAAATATCGGCGTTCCGAAAAGCTGCCCAAGCAATTGAGCTCGATAGTCGGAGTTTGTCTGAAATAGATGATTTTACAAAAATTAGTGGAATTGGAAAAACAACTGGAGAAATTATCCAACATTTTTTAGCAACTGGAGAATGCCCAGAACTTGTCGAATTAAAAAAAGAAGTGCCTGCTGGGTTAGTCCCATTACTTGATGTTCCAGGTCTTGGTGGTAAAAAATTATCTCGTCTCTATCACGAACTAGGAGTAACTGATAAAGCCACTTTACTAGAACAAGCAGAAAATGGCCAAATTGAAGCTTTAAAAGGATTTGGCAAAAAATCAGCAGAGAAAATGGCAGAAGCAGTGCGCGAAATGGGTGAACGACCAGATAGATACCCACTAAATGATGTTCTACCAGTAATCGAGAAAGTAGAAGAATATTTAGCTGGAATCAAAGAAATTGATACTTTTCTTCAAGCAGGAAGTCTCAGAAGATTACGAGAAACAGTGAAGGATTTAGATTATGTTATTGCGACAGAAAAACCAGAAAAAGTTCAAAAAGCTTTACTTGAATTCCCGTTGATTACAGATGTTACTGGTGCTGGTGATACGAAAGTTTCTGCAGTTTTAGAAGATAATATTACCATTTCAGTGGATTTTCGCTTAGTAGAAAAGAAAGCTTTTGCCACAACGATACATCATTTTACCGGGTCAAAAGATCATAATATCAAAATGCGCCAACTGGCAAAACAATCCAATGAAAAAATTAGTGAATATGGAGTGGAGCAAGCAGATGGAACGATGCGCCATTTTGAAACAGAAGAAGCATTTTTTGAGCATTTTAATATTCCGTTTTTACCGCCAGAAGTTCGTCGAGATGGTTCAGAAATCGAACGCGTCAAAAAAGACACTAAGTTTCTTGAATTAGATGATATTCGTGGGGACTTGCATATGCATACAACTTGGTCTGATGGAGCATATGCGATTCCAGAAATGATTGAAGCTTGTATTGCAAAAGGTTACGAATATATGGTTATTACTGATCACGGTAAATTTTTACGTGTCGCCAATGGATTAGATGAAAAAAGATTGCTTGAACAACAAGCTGAAATCAAAAAAGTCGCTGCTAATTATCCGGAAATTGATGTCTATTCTGGGGTTGAAATGGATATTTTACCAGATGGCTCGCTTGATTTTGAAGACGAAACACTAGAGCAACTTGACTTTGTTATTGCGTCGATTCACTCCAGTTTTGGGCAATCAGAAAAAGAAATTATGAAACGCTTAAAAGTAGCATGTGAAAATCCGCATGTAAGATTGATTGCGCACCCAACTGGAAGAATTATCGTGAAAAGAAAGCCATATCATGTTAATATGAAAGAACTAATTGAACTAGCAAAAAATACTGGAACGGCACTAGAACTTAATGCGAATCCACAAAGACTAGATTTAAACCGAGAACATTTAGAACTAGCGCAAATAGCAGGTGTACCAGTAGCTATAAACACAGATGCACATGATACGCAACATTTAGATTTCATGTCACTTGGCGTTCGTGCAGCAAA from the Listeria seeligeri serovar 1/2b str. SLCC3954 genome contains:
- a CDS encoding FtsX-like permease family protein; the encoded protein is MKRTALWKDIFREIWRSKSRFISIFMLIMLGVAFFSGLKATGPDMLLTADNYFNKYELANFRVQSTYGIDQTDKQALEDISGVEEVELGYTADVLMDDKNIVTKLYSTSKNNSLDQYKVTSGRLPEKSGEIALDDNDIIHENVKIGDKVTFVNSDGSKLTNTLDKTTYKVVGFVQSPSYIQTSERGSSTIGNGKTDAFGVIPEQDFDLPEYTVANMNFQNLASKKAFSDEYISAEEKDKANIEKVLKGQPASRLAEIKKTEQKKLDDATNDINKAKAELKTNEDKLAEAKAQIDAGFSEYNAAKASYEAKIKQGEAEIEAGEQELASAKTKLDAAKLQLSEGEEAILQAEEELKENQAIWEENNNLLNTVNGYLQNARGTLENALNQPDLTDYEIDRASLTNSFSMIATQLDLSASEKAEYQKTLDSLLDDYDNGDITDAQIRSGLNAALGQVANAEKEYQTARTALDSGKQQLDQGAKTLAAKKQELQTAKASYEAGLAQYNSGMEKIATAKNELAAGKETGSTELQNAFAKLNTAEAEYEKNLTKFTTEKQKAEAQLAKAEKDVQIGQEKLDALKTPKYYVLDRNDNPGYSEYKENADRLTSLSTAFPIFFFLIAALVCLTTMTRMVEEQRTQIGTLKAFGYSNTSIISKYLVYGSIASVLGSVAGILIGFQFFPNIIFDAYKSMYTMPPVDIAFYWSYSLLSLLVALLCTTFTAYVACRAELRANAATLMRPKAPKVGKRIVLERINFIWKRMNFTSKVTARNLFRYKQRMLMTVLGVAGCTALILTGFGLRNSISDIATLQYGQIMKYDAAVYQDTSAPKTAKATYSELMDDPNIDSKLAIAQTNMDAVKPGKSAQALSIIVPKNVNELPDFIVLRDRESHTTEKLTDDGAIISEKLAKLYDIKPGDKVTVKNAENDKFTIKVSGITENYAMHYIYMTPTYYQQIFDKQPVYNLDLLMLNDTSQKTETSYAEKLVDSKSILNVTFSNNVSSMLTDTLDSLNIVIVVLITSAALLAFVVLYNLTNINVSERIRELSTIKVLGFYPKEVTMYVYRENIILTLMGIVTGFVLGFFLHRFIITTAEVDQMMFSPAIDWTSYLFSSILTLVFASVVMIVMHIKLKRIDMIEALKSVE
- a CDS encoding MarR family winged helix-turn-helix transcriptional regulator produces the protein MEKQKVKQLIHSYQQTYIFALTQIHQAISELSTSTADISIEQFFVLREIAENDGIGASDLALCLLANKSAVTPKLKKLEEKGYIKREKNPTDKRAIILTITKKGNEVYQECEQKLENLVNDWLEILGEKDSEQFLNLYEKITKSVIQTRR
- a CDS encoding MMPL family transporter produces the protein MKWILKLRWAILVFWLAAAVVLMLIAPPMADLVREKGELKLPDGYPSTMATEMQKKHNPDDKGSAYIAVYTADHKLTKTDLNNIEKSLDSIDADKDKLHVTNVLSSFNQPELKEKFLSKDGKTMVATLTVDDSNASVKSIRNNLDKKMDIKGIDSYLTGNKLIQEDVIQGSEDGLHKTEGITVVFILVVLLLVFRSAVAPFIPLITVGISYLVAQSTVAFLIDLFNFPVSTYTQIFMVCIMFGIGTDYCILLMSRFKEEMGAGLNPQEAVHATYRTAGKTVIYSGVAVLVAFTSLYFVQFDLYRSAVAVGVGIIVLLASLYTLVPFFMSTLGTHLFWPLNKNISHKENKVWGAAGKFTFARPWIALLIVAAITLPPILLHTGTESFNSLDEISDKYPSKKGFEIVSDSFGAGQVAPTQIFIENDDNMRTTEYIAQIEKISDDLSHLKGVDMVMSASRPAGKRVDDIYINNQAGQVNDGVDQATDGVGQVKEGLDSASSELKKSEPALDQAVQGVSDLQKGTVATQEGITQLQSALTQIQTGIESGANGAGDLKQGVTEARTQLATLQDGEAQIQAGYVEIQKNLQNVADQLKSFENPNSQAIDTSKLEAQFKKIGDSFQTFAAAHPEVGNDPKFQQLAADIQGLQTAGTELKTAAGKQMAQLQTKMTELNQGIQQLATAMNQLNEQSKQISTGLSAFNSGLGQIETGLDQLEQGLNQAADGQSQVVSKMPEISDALSQIAAGQGALKDGFSGISGQMGELTDGLTTGADGLGKVQTGLNTANGLINDWSKVPYASSGIYVPEELLQNKDFQKVLDQYISEDGKLATINVVLTKNPYSNEAMDSIDDINDQLAASMKGTKLENAKIGIGGMTSANYDTRDMSTADYHLVLIIVLASVFVTLVIVLRSLVMPIYLIASLVLTYFAALGFAEIIFMRILGYSGLTWATPFFGFVVLVALGIDYSIFLMSRFNEYNGLPVRERMIKAMKNMGGVIFSAVIILGGTFAAMMPAGVLSLLEIATVVLIGLILYAVVILPLFVPVMVKLFGRGNWWPFITRKGDHQENVPPKK
- a CDS encoding uracil-DNA glycosylase, with product MIALENDWDELLKNEFKQPYYLKLRQFLKNEYQTKTVFPDMYDIFNSLKHTSYQDVKVVILGQDPYHGRDQAHGFSFSVQKGVQIPPSLQNIYLELKNDLNCDIPNNGYLIPWADQGVLLLNTVLTVRAGQANSHRGQGWEILTNRIIELINQKEEPVVFLLWGSNAKEKMQLLTNPLHQVFTSVHPSPLSASRGFMGCKHFSKTNIFLENNGVKPIDWQIPSI
- the rnhC gene encoding ribonuclease HIII; the encoded protein is MANTVILVNQATMEKMKQTYLPFSSAKLPPGAVFAAKKPGVSITGYKSLKVMFQGVNGEAEAKKWVATLPTTTSKTPSASKGVLPANFASKNVLGSDEVGTGDFFGPITVCAAYVEETIMPLLKELGVKDSKAMKDPEICRIAEKIMPVVPHSVLLCPNPKYNEMQSRGMNQGQMKALLHNRALENVLKKIAPTKPEAILIDQFAEKNTYYRYLAKEPTIIRENVFFATKAEGLHLSVAAASIIARYKFVQAFEEMSREVGILLPKGAGPHVDTVAAEIIERFGMETLAKYTKKHFANTEKALKIAKK
- the zapA gene encoding cell division protein ZapA — encoded protein: MANERNKVVTTIYGREYTIVGVETADHLRKVAREVDEKMHEIGSQNHALDSGRLAVLTAVNATHDYLKLEQKFRELEEELARIKGRD
- a CDS encoding CvpA family protein is translated as MILNAIILIILVCSFFAGFRAGLIKQLILLVGYILAFFVSYTYYEDLAPHLTFIPYPNVDSTSGLSTILQELRTETAYYNVLAFVIIFIVAIIIVHMLASLAGGLTKIPILRQINGLLAAVIGVINAYLFIFVALFIMAVYPATWTENVLHGSSIAQWILENTPILSMQFYDWMTDILPK
- the polX gene encoding DNA polymerase/3'-5' exonuclease PolX, with translation MVKNKKEIIHLLEEIAIYMELKGENSFKISAFRKAAQAIELDSRSLSEIDDFTKISGIGKTTGEIIQHFLATGECPELVELKKEVPAGLVPLLDVPGLGGKKLSRLYHELGVTDKATLLEQAENGQIEALKGFGKKSAEKMAEAVREMGERPDRYPLNDVLPVIEKVEEYLAGIKEIDTFLQAGSLRRLRETVKDLDYVIATEKPEKVQKALLEFPLITDVTGAGDTKVSAVLEDNITISVDFRLVEKKAFATTIHHFTGSKDHNIKMRQLAKQSNEKISEYGVEQADGTMRHFETEEAFFEHFNIPFLPPEVRRDGSEIERVKKDTKFLELDDIRGDLHMHTTWSDGAYAIPEMIEACIAKGYEYMVITDHGKFLRVANGLDEKRLLEQQAEIKKVAANYPEIDVYSGVEMDILPDGSLDFEDETLEQLDFVIASIHSSFGQSEKEIMKRLKVACENPHVRLIAHPTGRIIVKRKPYHVNMKELIELAKNTGTALELNANPQRLDLNREHLELAQIAGVPVAINTDAHDTQHLDFMSLGVRAAKKAWLDKSTVLNTKSAAEFKQFLQNK